The following are encoded together in the Desulfonauticus submarinus genome:
- a CDS encoding glycosyltransferase, which translates to MRILNLEGTYFLNEFKKAGHHVLSIGYDDICDLKLEKFLMPLELINFLKAKNFFPDIVVWNDVCKPPAILGFELLPCLTIGFSIDQYCNPWHVPFSACFDLFLVAQKDYLSIFKQNNEYTQIEWLPLFFDPKRAFDSGGKRDIPISFVGTLDGVYNRNRRSFLEACQKKLPLVILQGNYQPIYSRSKIVLNQSAAGELNFRIFEAAACGAVVLTEDVENGLRDLFEIEKEIVVYKRDNVKSAVKKAKEILKSDRLEKIALAGKEKVYKYHQVKNRVEFILTKAKNLLSLKAYKKRLCYKQKVLQELAKVFYFLSLDEEINIPITVRKDYFVLAKKIESMQKL; encoded by the coding sequence ATGCGTATTTTAAATTTGGAAGGAACTTATTTTTTGAATGAGTTTAAAAAAGCTGGGCATCATGTCTTATCCATAGGATATGATGATATTTGTGATTTAAAGTTAGAAAAATTTCTAATGCCTTTAGAATTGATAAACTTTCTAAAGGCAAAAAATTTTTTTCCAGATATAGTTGTTTGGAACGATGTCTGTAAACCCCCAGCAATATTAGGCTTTGAGTTATTGCCATGTTTGACTATTGGATTTTCCATAGATCAATATTGTAATCCATGGCATGTTCCATTTTCTGCGTGTTTTGACTTATTTTTAGTAGCTCAAAAAGATTATCTTTCTATTTTTAAGCAAAATAATGAATATACACAAATCGAATGGCTACCACTATTTTTTGATCCCAAAAGGGCTTTTGATAGTGGGGGAAAAAGAGATATTCCAATTAGCTTTGTAGGAACTTTAGATGGTGTATATAATAGAAATCGACGAAGTTTTTTAGAAGCTTGTCAAAAGAAACTTCCTTTAGTTATCTTACAAGGAAATTATCAACCTATATACTCACGAAGTAAAATAGTCTTAAATCAAAGTGCTGCAGGTGAATTGAACTTTAGGATTTTTGAAGCAGCAGCTTGCGGGGCTGTGGTTTTAACAGAAGATGTGGAGAATGGTTTGAGAGATTTATTTGAAATAGAAAAAGAGATTGTAGTATATAAACGAGATAATGTAAAAAGTGCAGTAAAAAAAGCTAAAGAAATACTCAAATCTGACCGATTAGAAAAAATTGCCTTGGCTGGTAAAGAAAAAGTATATAAATATCATCAGGTTAAAAATAGAGTAGAATTTATCTTGACAAAAGCAAAAAATCTTTTGTCTTTAAAAGCTTATAAAAAACGACTTTGTTATAAACAAAAAGTATTACAGGAATTAGCAAAAGTTTTTTATTTTTTGAGTTTAGATGAAGAAATAAATATTCCAATCACAGTTAGAAAAGATTATTTTGTTTTGGCAAAGAAAATAGAGAGTATGCAGAAGTTATAA
- a CDS encoding phosphoadenosine phosphosulfate reductase family protein — MLNGLEAKIIFTEQCFEEAYKKYKNIFVAWTGGKDSTVALFLWKRFLEQKNPNEKVKALNIDTGLKFPEIIEFRDKWAKEWNIDLLIVRPKVNLLHYDIAKDKVKCCRDLKILPLQEAIKEKQIEVLITGIRGDEHPDREKRQCFEKRNSPSYMQLNPLLEWKEIDIWTFTYKEKLPYCSLYDKGYRSLGCMPCTSLTFDSEERSGRDKEKESKLSILTSLGYF; from the coding sequence ATGTTAAATGGGTTAGAAGCTAAAATTATTTTTACTGAACAGTGTTTTGAAGAAGCCTATAAAAAATACAAAAATATTTTTGTTGCCTGGACCGGAGGCAAAGACTCAACAGTTGCGTTATTTTTGTGGAAGCGTTTTTTAGAGCAAAAAAATCCAAATGAAAAGGTGAAAGCTTTAAATATAGATACAGGTTTAAAATTCCCTGAAATAATAGAATTTAGAGATAAGTGGGCAAAGGAATGGAATATAGATTTGTTAATCGTTCGTCCTAAAGTAAATCTTTTACATTATGATATTGCTAAAGACAAAGTAAAGTGTTGTCGGGATTTAAAAATTTTACCCTTGCAAGAGGCAATTAAGGAAAAACAAATAGAAGTACTTATTACTGGAATTAGAGGTGACGAACATCCTGATAGAGAGAAAAGACAGTGTTTTGAAAAGAGAAACTCTCCTTCTTATATGCAATTGAATCCTCTTTTAGAATGGAAAGAGATAGATATTTGGACATTTACTTATAAAGAAAAATTGCCCTACTGTTCTTTGTATGATAAAGGTTATCGGTCTTTGGGGTGTATGCCCTGCACTTCTCTCACCTTTGATTCAGAAGAAAGATCTGGTAGAGATAAAGAAAAAGAAAGTAAACTTTCTATCTTAACAAGTTTAGGATATTTTTAA
- a CDS encoding aminopeptidase, translating into MFNQQELEKYAKVLLWGLKKARIKQYKPGEVILIKTDNQALPLANILVKQILEMRLNPVLRITWPPEIEKTFFSYANEEQIKFKTPGDKELYSNLNGLISLLAPESLTHLENIDPAKIGLFTLSKKYLREILEERENNQEFGWTLCLYPTQELANKANLDIASYKQQIIEAVYLNSENPVQKWEDIYQKNKKIQDWLNSLDIEYLHIKSKHTDLYVYPGEKRKWIGISGHNIPSFEIFLSPDLRFTHGIYFANQPSYRNGNLVKDVWLKFEKGKVIEAKAKQGEEFVRKQIALDKGASYVGEFSLTDKRFSKISKFMANTLYDENFGGEFGNCHIALGASYADTYAGNPKELTPELKQELGFNDSGLHWDLVNTEDKIVEGKLKNGKTITIYKKGEFNIKL; encoded by the coding sequence ATGTTTAATCAACAAGAATTAGAAAAATATGCCAAAGTTTTGCTTTGGGGGTTAAAAAAAGCCCGTATAAAACAGTATAAACCTGGAGAGGTTATTCTTATTAAAACAGATAACCAAGCACTTCCTTTGGCAAATATTCTGGTAAAACAAATTTTAGAAATGAGACTAAATCCTGTTTTACGTATAACTTGGCCTCCTGAAATAGAAAAAACATTTTTTTCTTATGCTAATGAAGAACAAATAAAATTTAAAACCCCAGGAGATAAAGAATTATATTCCAATTTAAATGGACTTATTTCTCTTTTAGCACCAGAGTCTTTAACTCATTTAGAAAATATTGATCCTGCTAAAATAGGTTTATTTACTTTAAGCAAAAAATACCTTCGCGAAATATTAGAAGAGCGCGAAAATAATCAAGAATTTGGATGGACTCTTTGTCTTTATCCTACTCAGGAGTTAGCCAATAAAGCGAATTTAGACATTGCTAGTTATAAACAACAAATAATAGAAGCTGTTTATCTGAACTCTGAAAACCCTGTTCAAAAATGGGAAGACATTTATCAAAAAAACAAAAAAATACAAGATTGGTTAAACAGCCTTGATATAGAATATTTGCATATAAAATCTAAACATACAGATCTCTATGTTTATCCAGGAGAAAAAAGAAAATGGATTGGAATATCTGGGCACAACATTCCAAGTTTTGAAATATTTTTATCTCCAGATTTGAGGTTTACACATGGTATTTATTTTGCCAATCAGCCTTCGTATAGAAACGGAAATCTGGTTAAAGATGTATGGTTAAAATTTGAGAAAGGAAAAGTAATAGAAGCTAAAGCCAAACAAGGAGAAGAATTTGTTCGCAAACAAATTGCTTTGGATAAGGGTGCTAGCTATGTAGGTGAATTTTCTCTTACTGATAAACGTTTTTCCAAAATATCTAAGTTTATGGCCAATACCCTTTATGATGAAAACTTTGGAGGAGAATTTGGCAATTGTCATATAGCCTTAGGCGCTTCATATGCTGACACTTATGCTGGAAATCCTAAAGAACTTACTCCAGAACTTAAACAAGAATTGGGCTTTAACGACTCTGGATTACATTGGGATCTTGTGAACACAGAAGATAAAATAGTAGAAGGCAAGTTAAAAAATGGCAAGACCATTACTATTTATAAGAAAGGAGAATTTAATATTAAGTTATAA
- a CDS encoding FAD-dependent oxidoreductase, producing MSNKTIKIGIIFCTCGSTLEEKIDFNFLQKQAENLTYVNYTLIEPLICKQKKEFWKSLKGKFNRLLFIGCSERSSLTFTEDKLSQILDYLEINKAFFETANIREHCVWVHKTESSKDITAKALDMLIMAHAKLIKNIPALETQNLAQEVLIVGGGVAGLSTALTLAELGVKSTIIEKKSHLGGITGQIPFLWQSEGSSSFCTSECVLPVLARDALFSEKVEVLTETEIADVEKKDVNFQINLVKKPEYVDPQLCIACGKCADICPEEGPNPFELGLKPKKAIGKGHFLLFPDTYAIDDSICSKCGKCVEVCPTSAINLDAKTKFIDKTIGSIVLATGFQPAELNKYKHLNPSNPKVITLTQFERLVAHRFFGKPPISVVFVLCQKDDVGYCSKLCCTITLKHAFRMASFFMGTEVTVLYKNLRPMGRNGEHYLKVAQERGVEFIQTEVKEITGDDWLEVKTNDGDFEADLVVLAEPLLPGEVNLMRQLGLQTDEFNYPIEFQPKVVRPGESLVERIFLAGASKGPKDVQDSIDSGAKAAFNAYSALKGKSQKHVSYIDPEKCSHCGLCVPMCPHSAIIREDTYPYFSIASHFCKGCGLCVSTCPSKAITLKNLEDAQILEMVDKAFSHAQPNKPRILAFLCYWCAYGAADLMGPKGFEIPLNVRTIRIRCSASFNIDLAIEILTQNKADGILIGGCPPKNCHHMWGNYLEDRRVKMVKGTLSAFGLKGDSLRFEYIGVTLYDKLAKILNAMSKNLTSKES from the coding sequence ATGAGTAACAAAACCATTAAAATTGGAATCATTTTTTGCACATGTGGGTCAACTTTAGAGGAAAAAATAGATTTTAATTTTTTACAAAAGCAGGCCGAAAATCTTACTTATGTCAACTATACTTTAATTGAACCACTTATTTGCAAACAAAAAAAAGAATTTTGGAAAAGTTTAAAAGGCAAGTTTAATCGTTTACTATTTATTGGTTGCTCTGAGCGTTCTTCTCTAACCTTTACAGAAGACAAATTAAGTCAAATTTTAGATTATCTTGAAATAAACAAGGCTTTTTTTGAAACAGCCAATATCAGAGAGCATTGTGTTTGGGTCCACAAAACAGAATCTTCTAAGGACATTACAGCCAAAGCCTTAGATATGTTAATTATGGCTCATGCTAAACTTATAAAGAATATTCCTGCCTTAGAAACCCAAAATTTAGCTCAAGAAGTCCTAATAGTAGGCGGTGGTGTTGCTGGCTTAAGCACTGCTTTAACCTTAGCAGAGCTTGGGGTTAAAAGCACTATTATTGAGAAAAAAAGTCATTTAGGAGGCATCACAGGACAAATACCTTTTTTATGGCAAAGTGAAGGATCTTCAAGTTTTTGTACTAGTGAATGTGTGCTACCTGTGCTTGCAAGAGACGCTTTATTTTCTGAAAAGGTTGAAGTTCTTACTGAAACAGAAATTGCAGATGTAGAAAAAAAAGATGTAAATTTTCAAATAAATTTAGTTAAAAAGCCAGAATATGTAGACCCTCAACTCTGTATTGCCTGTGGTAAATGTGCTGATATATGTCCAGAAGAAGGGCCTAACCCTTTTGAACTTGGCCTAAAACCTAAAAAAGCAATTGGCAAAGGTCATTTTCTTCTTTTCCCAGATACGTACGCGATTGACGATTCTATTTGCTCAAAATGTGGCAAGTGCGTAGAAGTATGCCCTACTTCAGCAATTAATTTAGACGCAAAAACCAAATTTATAGATAAAACCATTGGCAGCATTGTACTTGCAACTGGTTTTCAGCCCGCAGAACTAAATAAATATAAACACTTAAATCCAAGCAATCCTAAGGTCATCACTCTTACTCAATTTGAAAGACTGGTTGCCCATCGTTTTTTTGGGAAACCACCTATTAGCGTCGTCTTTGTACTTTGTCAGAAAGACGATGTTGGTTATTGCTCTAAACTTTGCTGCACTATTACCTTAAAACATGCTTTTAGAATGGCATCATTTTTTATGGGTACAGAAGTAACAGTACTTTATAAAAACCTAAGACCTATGGGCAGGAATGGTGAACACTACTTAAAAGTAGCTCAAGAAAGGGGAGTTGAATTTATTCAAACAGAAGTAAAAGAAATTACAGGAGATGATTGGTTAGAAGTAAAAACAAATGACGGAGATTTTGAAGCAGATTTAGTGGTTTTAGCAGAGCCTCTTTTGCCAGGCGAGGTGAATTTAATGAGACAATTAGGCCTACAAACTGATGAATTCAACTACCCTATTGAATTCCAACCAAAGGTAGTTCGTCCTGGAGAATCATTGGTAGAACGAATCTTTTTAGCAGGTGCTTCCAAAGGACCAAAAGATGTTCAAGACAGTATAGATTCTGGAGCTAAAGCTGCTTTTAATGCCTACAGTGCCTTAAAAGGAAAATCTCAAAAACATGTCTCTTATATTGATCCAGAAAAATGCTCTCATTGTGGTTTATGTGTGCCTATGTGCCCGCACAGTGCTATTATCCGAGAAGATACCTATCCATATTTCTCTATTGCTTCTCATTTCTGTAAAGGATGTGGCTTATGTGTTAGCACTTGCCCTTCTAAAGCAATTACTTTAAAAAATTTAGAAGATGCCCAGATTTTGGAAATGGTAGACAAGGCATTTTCCCATGCTCAACCCAATAAACCTAGAATACTGGCCTTTTTATGCTATTGGTGCGCATATGGAGCAGCAGATTTAATGGGGCCTAAGGGTTTTGAAATTCCCTTAAATGTTAGAACTATTAGGATTAGGTGTTCTGCGTCTTTTAATATAGATTTGGCTATAGAAATTTTAACCCAGAATAAAGCTGATGGCATTCTTATCGGAGGGTGTCCACCTAAAAATTGCCACCATATGTGGGGAAATTACCTAGAAGACAGAAGGGTAAAAATGGTAAAAGGTACTCTAAGTGCCTTTGGATTAAAAGGAGATAGCCTAAGATTTGAATACATAGGTGTAACTTTATATGATAAATTAGCTAAAATTCTAAATGCTATGAGTAAAAATTTAACTTCCAAGGAGTCATAA
- the cas6 gene encoding CRISPR-associated endoribonuclease Cas6 translates to MRLKLVFYSLKRIQIPLHYNYLLQGIIYNNLSSKLSSWLHNNGWYYGKRRYSLFTFSKLFGQNVKIFQQKIKKISFKGEIWFKVSSVSEDFLQDIAESIIKRGGIHIGSYFLELKSIEMEHLFKRKDKKSSLLVRSISPMVAYSTVKINGRAKTHYFAPKEDDFVRSLKNSLERKAKAFYKDEKLPEISINGFKLRKVFKNIKLYYMHPKQPKPWFILGWDCLWELSLPSEYLFLAMATGLGSRTSQGFGMVEEVN, encoded by the coding sequence GTGAGGCTAAAATTAGTTTTTTATTCTTTAAAAAGGATTCAAATTCCTTTACACTACAATTATTTATTACAAGGTATTATCTATAATAATTTGTCAAGCAAGTTATCTAGCTGGTTGCATAATAATGGCTGGTATTATGGTAAAAGAAGGTATAGTTTGTTTACTTTTTCAAAATTATTTGGGCAAAATGTAAAGATATTTCAACAAAAAATAAAAAAAATATCTTTTAAAGGAGAGATATGGTTTAAAGTTTCTAGCGTGTCAGAAGATTTTTTGCAAGATATTGCAGAATCTATAATCAAAAGGGGAGGGATTCACATAGGTTCTTATTTTTTAGAACTTAAAAGCATAGAGATGGAGCATTTATTTAAGAGAAAAGATAAGAAAAGTTCATTATTGGTTAGAAGCATTTCTCCTATGGTTGCTTATTCTACAGTTAAAATTAATGGCAGAGCAAAAACTCACTACTTTGCTCCCAAAGAGGATGATTTTGTAAGATCATTAAAAAATAGCTTAGAAAGAAAAGCTAAAGCATTTTATAAAGATGAGAAACTACCTGAAATTTCAATAAATGGGTTTAAATTAAGAAAAGTTTTTAAGAATATAAAGTTGTACTACATGCACCCCAAACAGCCAAAGCCGTGGTTTATCTTGGGCTGGGATTGTTTGTGGGAGCTTTCTTTGCCTTCAGAATATTTGTTTCTAGCAATGGCCACAGGCCTTGGCAGCCGAACTAGCCAAGGTTTTGGAATGGTAGAAGAAGTGAATTAA
- the cmr1 gene encoding type III-B CRISPR module RAMP protein Cmr1 — MEKIINVNFNTLTPLWTGDAWGKCDELKLTGIIGSLRWWFEALVRGMGYNACDSTRDKCQVEVKNPEDVLKIHEKICPVCYLFGTTGWKSRFSVSVIKDESILSKPYHGRIVVNINGGKSWYYDSGLMGEVTLKFQYDETILKETFSSILRILLYLISEYGMLGAKTSMGYGIVKFKINDNDISVTEDDWENFKDYLNFFDKTENLKEDEKKRQKELPNIQDFFFVKFKVSGIIDNVINNVKEFFSYQDGIIETDTINKWKDKNWCITSPVVRKSIRKEIKKKFKGNNALRHFLMGKVAGKNTKFSAIQVSHVYKNNNRLESRIYGWLPNIWPIKGKVDGIIELLTELFENSPPWNSNLPSTIRDNICWDESGLKKVNSNIESLFIKEEKEK, encoded by the coding sequence ATGGAAAAGATAATAAATGTTAACTTTAATACGTTAACTCCTCTTTGGACAGGTGATGCATGGGGAAAATGTGATGAATTAAAACTTACGGGAATTATAGGTTCTCTTCGCTGGTGGTTTGAAGCATTGGTTAGAGGAATGGGATATAATGCATGTGATTCTACGAGAGATAAATGTCAAGTGGAAGTAAAAAATCCTGAAGATGTTTTGAAAATTCATGAAAAAATTTGTCCAGTTTGTTATTTGTTTGGTACTACGGGGTGGAAAAGCAGGTTTTCGGTTAGTGTGATTAAAGATGAGAGTATTTTATCAAAACCCTATCATGGAAGGATTGTTGTAAATATTAATGGAGGTAAAAGCTGGTATTATGATTCAGGATTAATGGGAGAAGTAACTCTTAAATTTCAGTATGATGAAACTATATTAAAAGAAACTTTTTCTTCAATATTAAGGATTCTTTTATATCTCATTTCAGAATATGGAATGCTCGGAGCTAAAACATCTATGGGATATGGGATTGTTAAATTCAAAATAAATGATAATGATATATCTGTTACAGAAGATGATTGGGAAAACTTTAAAGATTATTTGAATTTTTTTGACAAAACTGAGAATTTAAAAGAGGACGAGAAGAAAAGACAAAAGGAATTGCCTAATATACAAGATTTCTTTTTTGTAAAATTCAAGGTATCAGGAATAATTGATAATGTGATTAACAATGTTAAAGAGTTTTTTAGCTATCAGGACGGGATTATTGAAACAGATACAATAAATAAATGGAAAGATAAAAATTGGTGTATAACTTCGCCGGTTGTTAGGAAATCGATACGGAAAGAGATAAAAAAGAAATTTAAAGGCAATAATGCTCTTCGTCATTTTTTGATGGGAAAAGTGGCTGGTAAAAATACTAAATTTTCTGCAATTCAAGTTTCCCATGTTTATAAAAATAATAATAGGCTTGAGTCTAGAATTTACGGATGGTTGCCTAATATTTGGCCTATCAAGGGCAAAGTAGATGGTATTATAGAGTTATTAACTGAATTATTCGAAAATAGCCCGCCATGGAATTCTAATTTACCTTCTACAATTCGGGACAATATTTGTTGGGATGAGTCAGGTCTTAAAAAGGTAAATTCTAATATTGAATCTCTTTTTATTAAAGAAGAAAAAGAAAAATAA
- a CDS encoding RAMP superfamily CRISPR-associated protein: MKCDYFAFVFERHQQKIDEIFGKAKGNKDIKLQNFIEVIEKKPRQRSVNIDNLSELAKEPIKTHLLFKKLEEGKDSSWKSILSDFYTYRLDDFNKVMEDREKQFSFLDYTENFGFSKKLAFTLTLSSPFFTASENKFYSIQNPIAKEKPTGLPLLKGSSLKGALRQAAIYVIESGLLEKNYGDKFNDDLDKTDEEIEKIETEDKDRFFFEKRAQLVRLFGNEKDVKWFTFKSLLATGGIRDVSKTKEILEKISFAFKNYLKNRKITDNEGNSKGRLIFEDLHFKRVTLDVITPLDRKKRTPAHGPIFYEVVPGGETATGKIIWFPFDLIAKEVSKEDVDNAWEDDKKLIENAFKKLSEKGIGAKTKDGWGRFEWEEI, from the coding sequence ATGAAATGTGATTATTTTGCTTTTGTTTTTGAAAGACATCAGCAAAAGATAGATGAGATTTTTGGCAAAGCAAAAGGTAATAAAGATATAAAATTACAAAATTTTATTGAAGTAATAGAGAAAAAGCCAAGACAAAGATCAGTGAATATTGATAATTTATCCGAATTGGCAAAAGAACCTATAAAAACTCACCTTTTATTTAAGAAGCTTGAAGAAGGTAAAGATTCTTCGTGGAAGTCAATTCTATCCGATTTTTATACTTATAGGTTAGATGATTTCAATAAAGTTATGGAAGATAGGGAAAAGCAATTTTCTTTTTTAGACTATACAGAAAATTTTGGTTTTTCGAAAAAATTAGCCTTCACACTCACTCTTTCTTCTCCCTTCTTTACCGCTTCTGAAAACAAATTTTACAGTATCCAAAATCCCATTGCCAAAGAAAAACCAACAGGACTACCACTATTAAAGGGAAGTTCCTTAAAAGGTGCATTGAGACAAGCAGCTATTTATGTTATTGAAAGTGGATTATTGGAAAAAAATTACGGAGATAAATTTAATGATGATTTGGATAAAACAGATGAGGAGATTGAAAAAATTGAGACAGAAGATAAAGACAGATTCTTTTTTGAAAAAAGAGCCCAACTTGTAAGACTCTTTGGCAATGAAAAGGATGTAAAATGGTTTACTTTTAAATCACTTCTTGCAACCGGCGGGATAAGGGATGTTAGCAAAACAAAAGAAATTTTGGAGAAAATTTCATTTGCCTTTAAGAATTATCTTAAAAACAGGAAGATAACAGATAATGAAGGCAACTCAAAAGGAAGACTCATATTTGAAGATTTGCATTTTAAAAGGGTTACTCTTGATGTAATTACCCCGCTTGACAGAAAGAAAAGAACACCTGCTCATGGTCCTATATTTTATGAGGTGGTGCCGGGAGGTGAAACTGCAACAGGTAAGATTATCTGGTTTCCTTTTGATTTGATTGCAAAAGAAGTTTCTAAAGAGGATGTAGATAACGCATGGGAAGATGATAAAAAGCTTATAGAAAATGCTTTCAAAAAACTTTCTGAAAAAGGAATCGGGGCAAAAACAAAAGATGGTTGGGGAAGATTTGAATGGGAGGAAATATAA